The sequence AGATGTCTACAACAGGCTAAAAAGGGCTTTCCTTTTGCTTCTCTAATTGAAACTCAGTGAACCAGACTTTATCAGGATTCTCCTTTCTTAGTTCTCCATCCTCCTTAAAATTCTTGTTCACAAAATCATTGATTGGATGGAAACCTGATCTATAAGGTTTGTTTTTATCTACGAAATAGACAAATGGGAGTAAGAAAAGAGAAGCATAACACATAATACAAATATGCTTGTGTACAAATCTGTACACTCCTGCAGAAATATAACAAGAGCAACTATAATACCATGCTGGTGTACAAACCTGTACACTCTTATAGAAACATCTTTAAAACACACAGAACATgccatgaatcactgcaacataATGCTTGTGTACGAATCTGTACACACCAATAataaatctgaaaaaaaaaaaacaactccaAAATACATATAACAGgccatgaatcactgcaacaacatgcTTGTGTACAAATCTGTACACACCAACAAAAAATCTCATAAAAGCTACTCCAAAACACACGCAACATgccatgaatcactgcaacaacatgcttgtgtacaagtatgtacacgcCAACAACAAATCTCATAAAAGCTACTCCAAAACACATATAACAGGCCATGAATCTCACTAAAAAAACAGAACAACATGcttgtgtacaagtatgtacacaccaacaacagATCTCATAAAAACCACTCAGAAACACACAAAACATGCCATGAATTGTTACCTTTTGCTTTTTGAACAAATGTTGAACCTGTTGTTGTCTTTGAAGGCTTTGTTTTCTTTGaattttttgatttcttcttaggtGGTGATAATTTTGAAGTTACAGCTGCTACAAATGATGTTGAATGTGTTGTACTCTTTGATGTTTTTGATCTCATCTTAGGTGTTGGTGATTCTGTACTTTCTTCTGCCTCAGTTGACGTCGAATCTTCCGTTTCTTCTACTGCTTTTCTCTTTGCAACAGGTTTTTTCGGAATCAGTCTGCACTCATCAACGGTTTTAGACTTTAGATGATGAAGATTTTTGTGTTGAATTTGGTTTTTGGTTAGGGTTAGGATTTAGATTTTAATATTTGTTTCTTCACAATCACAGATTTAGATTTTCAGATTTTTCTCttcacaatttttctttttcactcAGGGATAACGTTAAGGAAAAGGAAAATGATTTTTCGTcatttgtttttatgtttttggaagTGGTAACGTGGCGCCCCCACATTCATTATGTCAGTTACCGACGGTTTttcatgttgagattattagtcccacattttctgggcaatctaagatcctgcggtttataattctagcatggtatcagagcaggctatttgcgacgagtctttgaccgcgcctttactccgcgtcacccgatttagttgtccacgtgttagacccaacgagactacatgtgagggggcgtgttgaggttattagtcccacattgtctaggcagtctaagatcctgcgatttataattcTAACATTTCATTTGCCCCACCTGTGGATTATGAAAGACGTACGAAGGAGAGAAAAGTCTTTACACCTTTTCAAATTAATTCTGGACTAGTCTTTACATCGGGATGGACTAAACCGTTCTTTTAGAGGAGtttttggacctttttttttCCCCGAACTAAAATAACCAGTTGGGACTCAAAGAATATGGTCAGAAGGAAAACACTACAAAACTTTTAAAATCGTGATTTGGACTTTTGGAGGCACCTGAAAGATGGAAACCTTGATGTTTGAGCTGCATCAATATAAAGACAGCAAGTTGAACAATTCAccatagaaaataaaaacagatacGACATAGAAACTAATGAGGATTAGCCGGACGTGGAGGGGACCAAAATAGCTAGTTTAAGTGAGGAAGCATCACGCCAAAATGTCTTTCTATAACAAATTACTACTCACTGTTCAATTTCAGTGGTTCAGTCACAGATGCAAGATTCTTAAGAGACACCAGATCACTGGGTAATTCTTCAGGTAAGTGACTAACACGCTGAATCAAGAAGAATCATTGCCATGTACAAATACTGTTAATGATCTCAATAGACAACGAACATATTTTGCACTGTAATACTACTATGTACAAATGAGAAATCGTCAGATTTCAACAGAGTCTCTCAACTTCCGACAGCTTCCTAAACCCTCTGCTATTAGCAATTTTAGACAATAAGAAAGCAAAAACTTATAGCAGTCAACCATGTTTAACCATAAAGCTTTATTCTGGTTTTGACAGCAGTTCGGCAGATGGGGCATACTTGAAGGTCTTGTCCACACTCGCAGCACGTCTGCAAAATTGAAAGCAACCAAGCCCTATATTAGGTAGATGACTTCACTGATGAATCAAAAAAAATAGAATGATGAGGAAGAGAGTGAAGCATTGAAGGTCGAAAGAAAACCTGATGTCCGCAGCCAAAAGCCATATCTTTTGGGTTGGTGAGGCAAATTGGACAGGCCTGCAGAGGATTAACCGAAAAAATTAGCCGCTAAAAGAGGTGGTGGAACCTTTTTATTTCCTTTGTAATACCATTGAATCATTACTTCAACTAAAAGTAAGTACAAACCAAATCATCTTCATACCTTATTATCAAAATCAGAAAAACTTGCAGGTGGAGCTGTGCCAACAGATGGTTTAGGTCCAGAATAGGGTGGTGAACTTTGCTTGAAACTGCTAGAAGGACTAGGACTGGGACTGGGTTTAGTACAAGAGGAATTTGCCGCTGCTGCACTATAAAGTGGTGGAGGAAGAGGAACCCTCTCTACTGATTTATTGTTTCTAGAACTGCTTGAACAAAAATTAAAGGACCGGGTGCCAGTTAGATTATGTTCCAACTCCCACAGCCAAAATACTCGCAATGAACTAAAGAAAACCACAGCCAAAATACTCGCAATGGcctaaagaaaaaaaatgcagAAACACAAACAAAGGTAACGATCATGATTACCCCAATAAATTGAGATCTAATGTCGCTTTGTACTGAGAAGGGATTTCCATCAAGGCTGAAAGTGCAAACTCTGTCTCCTTTTTCTTCTCTGGCGAACTTTTTGACATAATTTCTGTGAAGTTCACAAACTGGACAGGAAAATACAAGCACAATTAAAACTTGCCGGTAAAGCGTAATTAAGAAGCACACAGATTAGTCCAAGCAAATACCTGGAAATTATCGAAAGCACGAGCAGGGATGTTATCATCaaattctttcatcatctcccaTGGCCCATCTCCAACTCCGACTAAAACAATTGACAATGGGTATTCGCTGCAAGGAATATGTTCTTAAGAACACGGCTTGACCAAGAATACATACTTCACAGAAAGTTGCAATATTTAAAAGAGCCAACCTTGCTTTAACAATTGCATCTACAGTCCTTTGCTCTTGTGAGCTTAGATGACCCCGTTCAGTATCAACACTCCTTGTAACCTACAATTACccatggaaaataaaataagcCCAAGACTACTGTCAAAATTGAAATAGTACTGGGAACATTCATCTACACTGGCACATATAACCTGCCGCCACCCAgggaaaatgaaataaaataacacTGACTTAAAGAAAAAGTACGACCTAGAAATCACTAGGAGAATCATCTAAACTGGATCAAGTTCTTTATTCACATTCAACATGTATACACGAAACACCCCCTACTGAATAAAACCCAAAACAGTTGCAAAATCGTCAAAAACAAATAAACTTGAAAAAAGTCTAAATTACCTGCCCATCAGCAATTATCAATAACACATGGTACTGGCCACCACTTTGCTGAACAATTGTAGTAGCCATCTCAATGATTGGTGCAAATGATGTGGGTCCTGCCAGTCGCAGATGTGGTGCTATCTCTCTATATCGTGTTAATGCTTCCTCAAATCCAGTACAGGGTCTTTCATATGGATAGAAGCTAAAAACATCTTGATCATGTGTTGATGCTATAAaattaaatggaaaaaaaaataatatcaaaactTAATAgcgaaaaaacaaaaacaattagcGACATAACCATAACAAGCCGCACATACCATCTCCAAAACCAAAGCAGGGAATGAGATTATCCTCATCGAAAGCCGATAAAGTTCTTCCTATAATAGATATTGCTTGTTCATAAGGGTTTTGGAAGTTTCCAATGTGATGTAAGCTCTTCCTATTGAATGACCTTGCACCTATAAATAATAGCCAAAAATATAGTTTAGTTTGTTGAACTACATGGAATAACAAAACTAAGTTCCAAACCCTAAATGAAGAACAAACCTGTCCATTCATTGCTCTTTGTGAAGTCGATACCAACAATAAGATTAGACGACTCAAGTCCAGCTTGAGAAAGAGCATCAGTAACCTAGTaaagaacaaaaataacaaaaatacaaCCACGTCTGAATTAAACAACAAAActcaaaaaccaaaaaccaacatAAACCCAGAATTTTACCTCTTCTAAAGAATTATAATTATCAACTATTCTTGAATACATCCTATCGAATCCTTTTTGCGGTCTACCAGCTTGAACACCCCCGTTTGTTTGCGGTGGTGGTGCTGCTGCATAACTTTGTGCAGGTGCATAGTTCTGTTGTGGTGGTGCATAACCCTGACCATTATATGTTGATTGTTGTGGATGCCATGATGAATCACTCGTCAAAGATGATCGTCTCGATACTGATTTCGAACTTTTACCTCCCATCTCAACAATCTATAAAGGAATTCCCTCTTTCAACTCTCAACCAAACTTATACAAATACAATCAAGATCTTCAACTTTTCTTCACAAGAGAGACTTAAACAGCACCTAGtacaaacaaaataagaaatcaagaaacttCAGAATAACACAAGTTTATATACTGATGAAAGAACCTAGTAACAGATTTCGAAGCACTCTTCTCACAAAAACCAATGATCATTTAATGGGAAGAGACTTGGAGTTTTACATAAATAACCCTAATTCGATAAATCCAAATATTAACAAAACCCTTAAAATCCGTGATTTTCTTGAATTTGAATTCTAAGAAAACACAAATTCCTCAACTTCACTTTACCTAAAATACCTAAAACATCATACTAGTTACTAAACTTTAATAACTTGTTCTATGTTCTAAGCAATAGATGAAAAACACTGAATCTAACTATCATCATACATTCTTCCAGATCGAAGAGTTTTAACCTAATTGAACATTAATTACATATTCTTAATTGAAGACATTGACTAGACtgaataaaaattaaataaagtaaTGAGATTCCACATTCTGCAATCATGGCAACAGGGTAAGAGCGCgcg comes from Papaver somniferum cultivar HN1 chromosome 7, ASM357369v1, whole genome shotgun sequence and encodes:
- the LOC113299450 gene encoding E3 ubiquitin-protein ligase RGLG2-like, with the protein product MGGKSSKSVSRRSSLTSDSSWHPQQSTYNGQGYAPPQQNYAPAQSYAAAPPPQTNGGVQAGRPQKGFDRMYSRIVDNYNSLEEVTDALSQAGLESSNLIVGIDFTKSNEWTGARSFNRKSLHHIGNFQNPYEQAISIIGRTLSAFDEDNLIPCFGFGDASTHDQDVFSFYPYERPCTGFEEALTRYREIAPHLRLAGPTSFAPIIEMATTIVQQSGGQYHVLLIIADGQVTRSVDTERGHLSSQEQRTVDAIVKASEYPLSIVLVGVGDGPWEMMKEFDDNIPARAFDNFQFVNFTEIMSKSSPEKKKETEFALSALMEIPSQYKATLDLNLLGSRNNKSVERVPLPPPLYSAAAANSSCTKPSPSPSPSSSFKQSSPPYSGPKPSVGTAPPASFSDFDNKACPICLTNPKDMAFGCGHQTCCECGQDLQVCPICRTAVKTRIKLYG